Proteins encoded within one genomic window of Synechococcus sp. PCC 7335:
- a CDS encoding DUF411 domain-containing protein, whose translation MTHRFSKFKIFVVGLAAVSSVLAGCTATNNARMGSSPQEIMATQAAVIGEITVFRSPTCGCCGQWIEHAEAAGFKVKDEITEDMSAIKQQYGVPTNLSSCHTTVAGDYIVEGHVPAEDLARLLAEKPDVAGIAVPGMPIGSPGMESGDYTEPYTVFSFTESGETAAFAEHS comes from the coding sequence ATGACTCACCGTTTCTCCAAATTCAAGATATTTGTGGTCGGTTTAGCGGCAGTCAGCTCAGTGCTAGCTGGCTGTACGGCTACCAACAATGCGCGAATGGGGTCATCACCGCAAGAGATTATGGCTACTCAGGCGGCTGTGATCGGCGAAATCACTGTTTTTCGTAGTCCTACTTGCGGGTGCTGCGGTCAGTGGATAGAGCACGCCGAGGCCGCTGGCTTTAAGGTTAAAGATGAGATCACCGAAGACATGAGTGCAATTAAGCAACAGTATGGTGTTCCTACGAATCTGAGCTCATGTCATACAACGGTAGCCGGTGATTACATCGTAGAAGGACATGTGCCTGCTGAAGATTTAGCACGACTGCTGGCTGAAAAGCCAGACGTGGCCGGAATTGCCGTGCCAGGAATGCCTATTGGCTCTCCCGGTATGGAATCAGGCGACTATACAGAACCTTACACTGTCTTCTCGTTTACAGAATCAGGCGAAACGGCTGCATTTGCTGAGCACTCGTAG